In Rosa chinensis cultivar Old Blush chromosome 1, RchiOBHm-V2, whole genome shotgun sequence, a genomic segment contains:
- the LOC112193802 gene encoding 40S ribosomal protein S15a-1-like gives MASCSCDSSSSVIREGIQGSLAIKTVELQDSAATMVRVSVLNDALKSMYNAEKRGKCQVMYIPPIIWSIYYITKHK, from the exons ATGGCTTCTTGTTCTTGCGACTCATCTTCGTCAGTCATTCGTGAAG GGATACAGGGGAGCCTTGCTATTAAAACTGTGGAACTTCAGGATTCAG CAGCGACAATGGTGAGAGTTAGTGTGCTGAATGATGCTCTCAAGAGCATGTACAATGCAGAGAAACGAGGTAAGTGTCAGGtgatgtacatacctccaataatatggagtatttactacatcaccaagcataagtaa